The Coffea arabica cultivar ET-39 chromosome 10e, Coffea Arabica ET-39 HiFi, whole genome shotgun sequence region tgttaccaTTTTGTTCTTTATCATTTATCTTTAACAGTATAAACATTTACTGAAGCAGAAAGGAGGAACTTGTAATTTCATTCTAACTGTGACTCTGGTATACGTCAAACTTGTGCTGTTCTTGCCTGGAGAGACAAAAAACCGATGCCATTTTATTTAGCTTTCGAATTTGGAAAAGGATTCTGATTATTGTGTCAAGTGAAACCACATGATTTGGGATTTTCTAGTCGATGAGCAGTGAAAAGTGCAAACCCTTGGCCTTGGTTTTAATGTGTTATAGGTCCTTTTTGGTTAAGGCTTTCGGATTGGAGGTAAGAGCAATTAATAGTTCAAGGAATTAatgttgaaaatgaaaatttttgacaaattaaAAGCTTATAAGATTTAgaatctcctcttgaaattaaaaaaaaaaaaaaaaaacttaagttaactttttttcactttttttataAACTCTCCTAACtctcctcacatcctccccatCTCAATTGCTAGGATTTGAACCCTGAGTCGAGTAGTGGGAATTTGACTCCTAGATTTAAGTTAACTTCTTGTGtacatagaaaaataaaatagaacttTTTGAATTAGTCTATTTCATGTTGATTTACTTATATGACTTTTAATATGTGTACAAGTAATTATCAATAATTTGCACTAATATGTTGTGTTTACGATCTAAGTTTTGATAGTCTTTTGGTATTAAAAGCTATTTCAGCCTTTCAATCCGATTTTAATTTGAGTATCTACTGAAGTAAATTCCCAAAAAAGGGGatattttaaaatcatttcCCAAAAGTCGGTGTTTTTTAAACTTCTTTTCAAAGGGTGAATGAGTTATTTTCTCAAAAGTTACATAGGAtgcgtttttttttatttgtctgcgcattttttttttcttaaaaaatgcaTTCACTCAATGCGTTGTTTAAAAGACGCATTCAGAATTCTCACtatttggaaacttcttttgaaaattaCCACCATTTGAGAATTACTCCTATCGACTAACTACAAATGTCTTTGGTATATTACCAAACGAAAAAAATGTCTTTAGCATCGTCACTGGACAGACATTCAGACAAGTCGAAGCAGGAGGAGTTGGGTAGCGGTCGATGATCTGCCGCTGCGTAACGGACAATTCAACGCAGAGGAGCCAACCCCACATATAAAATTCTACCATTACTTGCCTCAATAATAAATTCAGTTAAATTGAAAGTCGTTGTTTAGGTGGCCTTTCATATTGGAGTTAGCTCCAAAGTCATCAAACAAAATAGAAAGGAggcccaccttttttttttttttaacccgaCATGAAACGCGTGGAACGACCTTAATATGTGTAAATTCATAGACTCGTTAATATTAATTGGTTCAATTGTTAAGAATGGATCATTTATTTGATAGAAGATTGACGTGAAATTACACTGATGAGTGacttataaaattttttataaataattatattttaaactGTGGTGATAGAAATCGAATCTATCATAAAAAGTCTCCTAGACTCAGAATCAAAACAAAACAGGCATCCCACAGTATACTTTGACGACTCTCTCACGGAAGAAACCCAACAGTTAATCCTCGGTTACTAACTTCTTATGAATCACTTGTCTccactttctttttccctttcctaCCACTCAGCCGCAGTccagccaaaccaagaaaaaatgCAGTTTCTGGTATGGAACCAGGAGGCTGATATGTCAGGTTGATGGGTTATAATCTCTTTCCCTGTCCCCTTCTCAAGCTTATGGGTTTCTCAAACAACTGCATCCAATGAGGATTCATCTCTTTCCTTGGCTTTTCTTCACAGCCTTACTCCAAATTTTATCAGTCAGACATGTTGTCTTGGCCTCTGGTCAATGTCTTGAAGATCAGAGGTCCCTGTTGTTGGAATTCAAGAACAGCCCCACGTTCAACTCCACGAGTTCAACCAAACTGGTGCGCTGGACCAACAGCAACGACTGCTGCCTTTGGGAAGGGGTAGGTTGTGATAGCTTGGGCCATGTGATCTGGCTGGAGCTTGAGAACCAAACAATTTCTGGTCCACTAGAGAGTTCGAGTAGTCTGTTCAATCTTCAGTTTCTTGAGAGATTGAATTTGGCTGTCAACAGGTTCAGCTCTGCTATTCCCACTGAATTATCTAAACTTACAAAACTGACGTACCTGAACTTGTCTGATGCTGGTTTTGTTGGGCAAATTCCGGGGGATTTGGCTAGTATGAGCACGCTGGTTACTCTTGATCTCTCAACCCGTTTTCCTGGATTTCAGCCACTGGAAATGGAGAATCCTAATCTACAAACGCTTATTCAGAACCTCACAGAGCTCCGAGAACTTTACCTGGATGGtgtcaaaatttcagctcaggGGGGTGAGTGGGGCAATGCTTTATCATCTTTACTAAATTTAAGAGAAATCAGCTTGTCCAACTGTCATCTTTCTGGTCCTATCAGCTCATCCCTTTCAGAGCTCCATTCACTCTCTGTCATCAACCTTAACGACAACAACCTCTCCACTGCAGTTCCAGAATTCTTTGCAAATTTCGCAAATTTGACATCACTGAGTCTCAGCTCTTGTAATCTATTGGGAGAATTTCCTGAGAAGATACTCCAGTTGCCAATGTTGCAGAATATAGATTTGTCAAACAATAACTTCATTAGAGGCACTTTGCCACCATTTCCCGAGAATGGATCTTTCAAGACAATAGCCATTAGTTATACAAATTTTTTGGGTTCATTGCCAGATTCCATTGGTTTCCTTGGAGCTTTGTCAAGGATAGATCTGTCACATTGCAATTTCACGGGACCTATTCCATCAACAATGGCAAATCTCACAGGACTGGTTTATGTGGATTTCTCAGTCAACAAGTTCAACGGTTCAATCCCGTCATTTGGGATGTCTAAGAACCTCATTTACCTGGACCTCTCTCATAATAATCTAACAGGCAACATTCCTTCCACTCGCTTTGAAGGCTTTGTACATCTTTCCTCGATTAACTTGGGATGTAATTCCTTAAGGGGAAAAATTCCACTATCTCTGTTTGCTCTTCCATCCTTGCAGAAACTCCAACTTCCCAATAATAGTTTCATAGGTCAAGTGGATGAATTTCCCAATGCATCTGCCTCTTTCTTAGATACACTTGATTTGAGTTGCAACCAACTCAATGGTTCAATTCCAAGGTCGATTTTTGAACTGAAAAGGCTCAATGTACTCTCACTTTCTTCCAACAGCTTTAGTGGCAGTCTGCAACTTCAAATCATAAACGGGCTCCAAAACCTCACAAGACTTGAGCTTTCTTACAACAAGTTATCAATTGATGCAAGCAGCGGCAATTCAACCACATCTGCCTTCCCTCAGCTTAGTGTATTGAAACTAGCTTCTTGCAAGTTGCAAAAGTTTCCAGAGCTAAGAAACCAGTCCAACATGATCCATCTAGACCTTTCAGACAACCAAATTGCTGGAGAAATACCTAGATGGATATGGGAAGTTGGTGACGGAACTCTTCAATATCTGAACCTTTCCTGCAATCGCCTAGTGGATCTCCCCATGAATGCCACTATGTGCAATCTGTCTGTGCTCGACTTACATTCTAACCAACTTCAAGGTGAGTTTCCAAAACCACCAAAAACAGCTATATATGTGGACTACTCAAGCAATAAGTTCAGGAATTCCATCCCACAAGATATTGGGAACTCTCTtccttttgctgttttcttttctgtttcaaATAATAGCCTTTCCGGAGTTATCCCTCAATCCATATGCAATGCAAGTTACCTCCAAGTTCTTGATTTGTCTAACAATGCTTTCAGAGGCAGCATACCAGACTGTCTGTTCTACAACATGGAGAATCTCTGGGTTCTGCATCTAGGGAGAAACAACCTCGGTGGCACCATTCCAGATAAATTTCCAATTAGTTGTGTCCTCAAAAGTTTAGACCTTAGTAAAAATCGTCTAACAAGACGGATTCCAAGATCCCTGGTCAACTGTACATCGTTGGAAGTTCTCAATATTGGCGGCAATGAAGTTGAAGATACTTTCCCCTGCATGTTAAAGAACTTATCTAGTTTGCGGGTACTAGTTCTGCGATCCAACAGGTTCTACGGATACCTTAGCTGTTCACTGGCCAATGACAGCTGGCAAAACCTTCAAATCATTGACATAGCTTTCAACAACTTCACTGGTGCTCTGTCCCCAAAATGCTTCTCTAATTGGAAAGGAATGATTAGCCATGGAGAAAATGGGCAATCAGATCAAGACCATCTGCATTTTCCTGTCTTGAGTCTTAGTAACCTATACTATCAGGATACTTTGATGGTAACATCCAAAGGGCTCGAGCTGGAGTTCGTGAAAATTCTAAAGGTCTTCACATCCATTGATTTCTCGAGGAATAGTTTCGAAGGAAGCATCCCAGAAACAATAGGAGAACTCAATGCACTTTATCTTCTCAACTTATCGCATAATGCTCTCACTGGTACAATCCCAAAATCAATTGGGAACTTGACACAGCTTGAATCACTAGACCTCTCAAAGAACCGGCTAAGTGGAATGATACCACCACAGCTTGCAAATTTGACATTCCTGTCATTCTTGAACCTATCCATTAATCAACTCCTTGGAAGTATCCCCCGGGGCAACCAGCTTGAAACGTTTACAGAAACTTCTTATGAGGGAAACAAAGGGCTGTGCGGCGCCCCTTTGAACATCAGCTGCAAAGGCAACAACGATGATGCTCAGGTGCCTTCCTCAGTAGATGCAAATTCAGTGGCCGAGACCGGAGTTGATTGGCAGTTCATATTCACCGGTCTGGGGTTTGGGGTAGGAGCAGCAGTTATCGTTGCAACCCTATTTGTCTGCAAGGAAGGGAGGGACTGGTCCGATAAGCATTTAGAAAGAATTGTGCTGCTGATTTTTCCAGGATACAGGTTCTCTTACACCAGGTATGATCAAGGAATGGTTGAGGCAGTGGAGAATTCGGAGGACGAGTTCCTGGACGACACAGAAGATTCTGAATTCGAGGTAGAACACGAGGCGTTTGGACGCAAGTATTGTGTATTCTGCAGCAAACTTGACGTTCACAGAACAAGAGCTGTGCACAATCCAAAATGCACCTGTCATACTTCAGCGCCTGTATATTTTACTTCTCCaacatcttcttcctctttgtTAATTCTGTATCATCAacatttttgacatttttattcTCTTTTCAATGTTATTGTACATAAGCcacagaaaattaaaaaattctgAACACTAATTAAATCCGGCAATTTGTCGTGCACtactttgtgtgtgtgtgtgttttttttttttgagtaattttgtCAAACATTTTGGACTCATCGATATGTTTCTTCTCGTCATCGTGCTCAGAAAAGTAGGGAACATCAAGTAGTAATACTTCTAATTCAACATTTTTTATTATCCCAAGAAAacgtaaattttttttatgtcaATCGTCAACTCTTGCGTTACTTTTACTCGGTGACCAATTCACCTAAAGCGagttaattttttcatttcacaCTCAAACTTCAAAAACTAGGCATTTGCATACGTTCGACACAAGtaaaaagaaccaaaaaagaGTAGGGAAAAGTAGGAGAGGCCGATGAAGACCTTAATGCCACTTTCTAAAAACAATAGGAGTATTATTGCTCCCTCCGTTGAGACTTGACCCTATTGATCGACTGGTCTAAGAAAACAAGTCAAATAATATTGCAGAGTACAAATTAATTTATTGGTTAAACAAAAGTTTGGAATCAGATATTGCATTTAGCAACTTATTGACAAGAGTTGCTGGAGCTAAATTTTGTGTTTGAAATCACTCGAGCATGTAAAATAGACTCACCCTCAAACATCGTTATATTCTCATAATTCTTCAATTATTACAAGGGTAGTATTCAGTGGTGGAGCCAGGATCCTAAATGTGGAACTATCACGTTTGATGGATATATCTGTTACACATATCATTGAATCTaattttgtgactttaatttagCAATAAGATCATTC contains the following coding sequences:
- the LOC113710840 gene encoding receptor-like protein 49 translates to MRIHLFPWLFFTALLQILSVRHVVLASGQCLEDQRSLLLEFKNSPTFNSTSSTKLVRWTNSNDCCLWEGVGCDSLGHVIWLELENQTISGPLESSSSLFNLQFLERLNLAVNRFSSAIPTELSKLTKLTYLNLSDAGFVGQIPGDLASMSTLVTLDLSTRFPGFQPLEMENPNLQTLIQNLTELRELYLDGVKISAQGGEWGNALSSLLNLREISLSNCHLSGPISSSLSELHSLSVINLNDNNLSTAVPEFFANFANLTSLSLSSCNLLGEFPEKILQLPMLQNIDLSNNNFIRGTLPPFPENGSFKTIAISYTNFLGSLPDSIGFLGALSRIDLSHCNFTGPIPSTMANLTGLVYVDFSVNKFNGSIPSFGMSKNLIYLDLSHNNLTGNIPSTRFEGFVHLSSINLGCNSLRGKIPLSLFALPSLQKLQLPNNSFIGQVDEFPNASASFLDTLDLSCNQLNGSIPRSIFELKRLNVLSLSSNSFSGSLQLQIINGLQNLTRLELSYNKLSIDASSGNSTTSAFPQLSVLKLASCKLQKFPELRNQSNMIHLDLSDNQIAGEIPRWIWEVGDGTLQYLNLSCNRLVDLPMNATMCNLSVLDLHSNQLQGEFPKPPKTAIYVDYSSNKFRNSIPQDIGNSLPFAVFFSVSNNSLSGVIPQSICNASYLQVLDLSNNAFRGSIPDCLFYNMENLWVLHLGRNNLGGTIPDKFPISCVLKSLDLSKNRLTRRIPRSLVNCTSLEVLNIGGNEVEDTFPCMLKNLSSLRVLVLRSNRFYGYLSCSLANDSWQNLQIIDIAFNNFTGALSPKCFSNWKGMISHGENGQSDQDHLHFPVLSLSNLYYQDTLMVTSKGLELEFVKILKVFTSIDFSRNSFEGSIPETIGELNALYLLNLSHNALTGTIPKSIGNLTQLESLDLSKNRLSGMIPPQLANLTFLSFLNLSINQLLGSIPRGNQLETFTETSYEGNKGLCGAPLNISCKGNNDDAQVPSSVDANSVAETGVDWQFIFTGLGFGVGAAVIVATLFVCKEGRDWSDKHLERIVLLIFPGYRFSYTRYDQGMVEAVENSEDEFLDDTEDSEFEVEHEAFGRKYCVFCSKLDVHRTRAVHNPKCTCHTSAPVYFTSPTSSSSLLILYHQHF